From the genome of Desulforegula conservatrix Mb1Pa, one region includes:
- a CDS encoding D-sedoheptulose-7-phosphate isomerase, which translates to MQITDKSNFSRDYISRLTTVLAEFDHSSFSLIVQMLLGAYHEGRQIFVAGNGGSASTASHFACDLNKGVSYGLEKRFRMISLSDCVPSVLAYANDVSYDSVFVEQLKNFYMPGDLVIGISGSGNSENVLRCIKYANENDGHSIGLCGFGGGKLSGMVEVALVARVNDMQKVEDIHMIIVHMLMQVLYVELHGEHPGKAC; encoded by the coding sequence ATGCAAATTACTGATAAATCGAATTTTTCCAGAGATTATATAAGTAGATTAACGACCGTTCTTGCGGAATTTGACCATTCATCATTCAGCCTGATTGTGCAAATGCTTCTTGGGGCATATCATGAAGGCAGGCAGATTTTTGTAGCAGGCAATGGCGGTAGTGCTTCGACTGCATCCCATTTTGCGTGTGATCTGAATAAAGGCGTAAGTTATGGTCTTGAAAAAAGATTCAGGATGATTTCACTTTCTGACTGTGTGCCTTCGGTTCTTGCTTACGCAAATGATGTATCATATGATTCCGTATTCGTTGAACAGCTCAAAAATTTCTATATGCCAGGAGACCTTGTCATAGGTATTTCGGGAAGTGGAAATTCAGAGAATGTTCTTCGGTGCATAAAATATGCTAACGAGAATGATGGCCATTCCATAGGTCTTTGCGGATTTGGTGGCGGAAAACTGTCGGGCATGGTCGAGGTTGCTCTCGTCGCAAGAGTAAACGACATGCAGAAAGTGGAAGATATCCACATGATAATTGTTCACATGCTTATGCAGGTTTTATATGTGGAGCTTCACGGAGAGCATCCGGGTAAGGCTTGCTGA
- a CDS encoding phosphatase PAP2 family protein, protein MKLSKLNQKKISGLAIFGLITSCFVTLFVFFPKADILVSDLFYDAKNGFFLRKNPFIVFIYESIEFFIPALIIFCLISLVLIRIKNRKICGLGYSGIIYLLVALAVGPGLLINGILKEFWGRARPATIQEFGGKLEFTPPLIPSDQCQSNCSFASGHASAGFFPVAMSFVCLNHRRKFFFAGIFYGLLTGFARIVQGGHFLSDVIFAGLMVYGLSWLIWLFFDKDSENPY, encoded by the coding sequence GTGAAGCTTAGCAAACTGAATCAAAAAAAAATATCCGGACTTGCGATATTTGGCCTTATCACGTCATGTTTTGTCACCTTGTTTGTATTTTTCCCCAAGGCGGATATTCTTGTTTCCGATTTATTTTATGATGCTAAAAACGGGTTTTTTCTTCGAAAAAATCCTTTCATAGTGTTCATATATGAGTCCATAGAGTTTTTTATACCTGCTCTGATCATATTTTGTCTGATTTCTTTGGTTCTAATCAGAATCAAAAATAGAAAAATATGCGGTCTTGGATATTCAGGCATTATATATCTGCTTGTGGCGCTTGCAGTTGGCCCAGGCCTTTTGATAAATGGAATCCTCAAGGAATTCTGGGGCAGAGCAAGGCCCGCAACAATCCAGGAATTTGGTGGAAAGCTGGAATTTACCCCCCCCTTAATTCCTTCTGATCAGTGCCAAAGCAATTGCTCATTTGCCAGCGGACATGCGTCGGCGGGTTTTTTCCCAGTGGCGATGTCCTTTGTCTGTTTAAATCACAGGAGGAAGTTTTTTTTTGCCGGTATTTTTTACGGCTTGCTCACAGGGTTTGCACGAATAGTCCAGGGGGGGCATTTCCTTAGTGATGTGATATTTGCAGGGCTTATGGTTTACGGATTGTCATGGCTAATATGGCTTTTTTTTGATAAAGATTCTGAAAATCCATACTGA
- a CDS encoding ABC transporter ATP-binding protein, which yields MKNWFRKIFELQPRHRYLLNLILRHKYRLLFAMVFMMLSAAATAATAYLIQPALDDIFISKNMNKLILIPVVVVIVFVVKGGSMYGQAILMNYVGESIIRYFRDSLYSKMQELPLSFYQGKKTGELMSRITNDVNVIRGMVTSAVTRSLMDFFTVFFLIGVTFYQIWQLAFFSFAILPVAVFPIVHYGRKVRKVTTGCQESMADLTAMLQETFTGAKVVKAFGMEEYEKNKFSALTQRLFNLEIKNTRAKNMSSPIMEVFAGIAIAFVIWFGGASVIKGTYSTGQFMSFLASVMMLYDPIKKMSNMNNAIQEGMAAADRVFDILEAVPEIEDCAQPVSIKHSAHSVTFEDVYFRYDRDDVLRGINLHVNPGEVLALVGMSGGGKSSIVNLVPRFYEARSGRILIDNISVKDASIASLRSQIAIVTQEPILFNDTIRNNIAYGRPDASTEQIESAARAAFAHDFIERFPKGYETNIGDLGARLSGGERQRICIARALLKDAPILILDEATSSLDSEAEILVQKALENLMKGRTTFVIAHRLSTIVNADRIAVVVAGKVAEEGRHDELLAAQGEYSKLYQMQYGRNMETGMLQSDEFVTGTD from the coding sequence ATGAAAAACTGGTTTAGAAAAATATTCGAGTTACAACCACGACACAGATATCTGCTTAATCTGATTTTGAGACATAAATACAGACTTCTTTTTGCCATGGTTTTCATGATGCTTTCGGCAGCTGCTACCGCTGCGACAGCATATTTAATCCAGCCTGCGCTTGATGATATTTTCATAAGCAAGAACATGAACAAGCTGATTCTTATTCCTGTAGTTGTAGTAATTGTCTTTGTAGTCAAAGGCGGCAGTATGTATGGTCAGGCGATCCTGATGAATTATGTGGGTGAGAGCATAATCAGATATTTCAGGGACAGCCTGTACTCAAAAATGCAGGAACTGCCTCTTTCGTTCTACCAGGGCAAAAAGACCGGCGAGTTGATGTCTCGAATCACAAATGATGTTAACGTAATAAGGGGAATGGTTACCTCTGCTGTGACAAGATCCCTCATGGACTTTTTCACTGTTTTTTTCCTGATTGGTGTTACTTTTTACCAGATATGGCAACTGGCTTTTTTCAGCTTCGCAATATTGCCTGTGGCAGTATTCCCGATTGTTCATTATGGCAGAAAGGTAAGAAAAGTAACTACAGGCTGTCAGGAGTCAATGGCTGATCTTACTGCAATGCTCCAGGAAACTTTTACAGGCGCCAAGGTTGTAAAAGCATTCGGCATGGAAGAGTATGAAAAAAACAAATTCAGCGCACTGACCCAGAGGCTTTTTAATCTTGAGATTAAAAATACCAGAGCAAAGAATATGTCTTCTCCTATTATGGAGGTTTTTGCAGGCATTGCCATAGCATTCGTAATCTGGTTCGGCGGCGCGTCTGTTATTAAAGGGACTTATTCCACAGGGCAGTTCATGTCTTTTCTTGCTTCTGTAATGATGCTTTATGATCCGATAAAAAAAATGTCCAATATGAATAATGCTATACAGGAAGGAATGGCTGCAGCTGACAGGGTTTTTGACATACTTGAGGCAGTTCCTGAAATTGAGGATTGTGCACAGCCTGTCTCAATAAAACATTCGGCCCATAGTGTGACCTTTGAAGATGTATATTTCAGATATGACAGGGATGATGTTTTAAGGGGGATAAATCTGCATGTCAATCCAGGCGAGGTTCTTGCTCTTGTTGGTATGAGCGGAGGCGGGAAATCCTCGATTGTAAATCTGGTTCCAAGATTTTATGAGGCGCGTTCGGGACGAATTCTCATCGATAATATTTCCGTAAAAGACGCATCAATAGCATCTTTAAGATCCCAGATTGCGATTGTCACCCAGGAGCCTATATTATTCAATGATACCATAAGGAATAATATAGCCTATGGTAGACCAGATGCCAGCACTGAACAAATTGAAAGCGCAGCAAGGGCGGCGTTTGCACATGATTTTATAGAACGCTTTCCAAAGGGCTATGAAACAAATATTGGTGATCTTGGAGCCCGCCTTTCAGGTGGAGAAAGGCAGAGGATCTGCATAGCAAGAGCGCTTCTTAAAGATGCCCCAATTCTGATACTTGACGAAGCAACATCATCGCTTGATTCAGAGGCTGAAATACTTGTCCAGAAAGCCCTTGAGAATCTCATGAAAGGCAGAACGACATTTGTTATAGCCCACAGGCTTTCCACAATTGTGAACGCTGACAGGATAGCTGTAGTTGTTGCCGGAAAAGTGGCTGAAGAGGGCAGACACGACGAGCTTTTAGCCGCACAGGGTGAATACAGTAAGCTTTATCAGATGCAGTATGGCAGAAATATGGAAACGGGAATGCTCCAATCAGATGAATTTGTGACTGGAACTGACTAA
- the lpxB gene encoding lipid-A-disaccharide synthase → MISFFKSAKKPELNKNIIFISAGEPSGDFHAANLVREILKKKPGLKIHGMAGPLMRQQGVEAVCNSEKLAVMGVTDVLSHSHIIFDAYATVSSFIQESMPGIVIVVDYPGLNLRIAKKAHDLGIPVFYYISPKVWAWGSGRIEKIRRYIDHMGLILPFEESFYRKNGIPATFVGNPLIDSIPEPSKDNRRKSLDGRTVIGLLPGSRKGEISRHLPVMLEAAAIIKKSIPCAGFLLSMKDEAYAKKQIALCGLSEIIEVETGDVGAVFERCDVLVASSGTVTLEAAIAGIPTILIYIMSDLSFSIAKALVKVEFAGLANLIAGREVSPELLQGEANPERISKEIISLLNDRQKLDKMKSDFLLVRKKLGRPGAAGRAADIILSILKK, encoded by the coding sequence ATGATCAGCTTTTTTAAATCTGCTAAAAAACCGGAACTAAATAAAAACATCATTTTCATTAGCGCCGGTGAACCATCAGGTGATTTCCACGCAGCCAATCTTGTTCGGGAGATTTTAAAGAAAAAACCTGGTCTCAAAATACATGGGATGGCAGGGCCATTGATGAGACAGCAGGGCGTTGAAGCTGTTTGTAATTCGGAAAAACTTGCTGTGATGGGTGTGACTGATGTTCTAAGCCACAGCCATATAATATTTGACGCATATGCCACTGTCTCTTCTTTTATTCAGGAATCAATGCCCGGCATTGTAATTGTTGTCGATTATCCCGGCTTAAATCTGCGTATAGCCAAAAAAGCCCATGACCTTGGGATCCCGGTTTTTTATTATATAAGTCCCAAGGTATGGGCATGGGGATCTGGCAGAATCGAAAAAATACGTCGGTATATAGATCATATGGGCCTGATCCTTCCCTTTGAAGAATCCTTTTACAGAAAGAATGGAATCCCTGCCACTTTTGTCGGCAATCCTCTGATTGATTCCATCCCCGAACCTTCGAAGGACAATCGCCGTAAATCTTTAGATGGCAGAACGGTAATCGGTCTTCTTCCTGGATCAAGGAAGGGTGAAATTTCAAGGCATCTTCCTGTGATGCTTGAAGCTGCGGCCATAATAAAAAAGAGCATTCCCTGCGCCGGTTTTCTGCTTTCCATGAAAGATGAAGCATACGCTAAAAAACAGATAGCTTTATGTGGTCTCAGTGAAATAATTGAAGTTGAAACCGGAGACGTAGGGGCAGTTTTTGAGAGATGTGATGTTCTTGTGGCCTCATCTGGTACAGTAACGCTTGAAGCCGCCATCGCAGGTATTCCGACTATTCTTATATATATCATGTCAGACCTGAGCTTCAGTATTGCAAAGGCACTCGTAAAAGTTGAGTTTGCCGGACTTGCCAACCTTATTGCCGGACGTGAGGTTTCTCCTGAACTTCTTCAGGGCGAGGCTAATCCTGAAAGAATTTCCAAAGAAATTATAAGTTTGTTGAATGATAGACAGAAGCTTGACAAAATGAAGTCTGATTTTCTGCTTGTAAGAAAAAAACTCGGAAGGCCGGGCGCAGCAGGAAGGGCAGCTGATATTATTCTATCGATTTTAAAGAAGTGA
- a CDS encoding LpxI family protein, whose protein sequence is MKLNISNYDSSEKKSFPLGLIAGNGRFPIIFAENAIKKGFRLFVAAYQNEADEAINDYAEKIVWLNPGQVSKLLNFFRSGEVSSVVMLGGIKKTRMFTDIRPDLGAIKLLSALKNTHDDGILRAFATLLEKEGFKVESSTFLVPEILAEEGCWTKKKPGKSEKMDMNFGWKICKEIGRLDIGQSVVVAGGTVLAVEAADGTDATILRGGLLAKGNAVVVKLPKPDQDMRFDVPAVGPQTIETMNKAGISHLVIEAGRTVCIDLQEMTRLANHYGISISALSGSVLSEGFESESDKRSGKEPAEK, encoded by the coding sequence ATGAAGTTAAATATATCCAATTATGATTCATCTGAAAAAAAGTCCTTTCCTTTAGGTCTTATAGCAGGAAATGGCCGCTTCCCGATTATATTTGCGGAAAATGCGATTAAAAAGGGATTCAGGCTTTTTGTGGCTGCTTATCAAAATGAAGCTGACGAGGCCATAAACGATTATGCTGAAAAAATTGTCTGGCTCAATCCAGGGCAGGTGAGCAAGCTCCTGAATTTTTTCAGGTCAGGTGAAGTCTCATCCGTTGTAATGCTTGGGGGCATCAAGAAGACCAGGATGTTCACGGACATAAGGCCTGATCTTGGTGCGATCAAGCTTCTTTCTGCGCTCAAAAACACCCACGATGATGGAATATTAAGGGCCTTTGCCACGCTTCTGGAAAAAGAAGGGTTCAAGGTCGAATCCTCAACTTTTCTGGTTCCTGAAATTCTTGCTGAAGAAGGTTGCTGGACAAAGAAGAAGCCCGGTAAATCAGAAAAAATGGATATGAACTTTGGCTGGAAGATCTGCAAGGAAATAGGCAGGCTTGACATCGGTCAGAGTGTTGTTGTGGCAGGTGGAACTGTTCTTGCCGTCGAAGCTGCCGACGGAACCGACGCCACAATCCTGAGGGGCGGACTTCTTGCAAAGGGAAACGCTGTGGTTGTGAAACTTCCCAAACCTGATCAGGATATGCGTTTTGACGTCCCGGCAGTTGGGCCCCAGACCATAGAAACCATGAATAAAGCAGGAATAAGTCATCTTGTGATAGAGGCAGGAAGGACGGTATGCATAGATCTTCAAGAAATGACAAGACTTGCCAATCACTATGGGATTTCCATATCAGCTCTTTCCGGATCAGTTCTTTCGGAAGGCTTTGAATCAGAATCTGATAAAAGATCAGGTAAGGAGCCGGCCGAGAAATGA
- the lpxA gene encoding acyl-ACP--UDP-N-acetylglucosamine O-acyltransferase: MIHETAIIGSDVEIGADVEIGPYSIIRSNVRIGDRTKIGPYVVIDSYTEIGPDCEIYQYASIGAPPQDLKFMGEETYVKIGRGTTVREFVTINRGTAGGGGVTEVGEDNFLMAYAHIAHDCKTGKRVIMANGATLAGHITLGNYVTIGGLVAVHQFVHIGDYAYIGGKSAVVKDVPPYVIAAGDRAVLHGLNKVGLGRQGFTEETLGELKKTYRILFRIGLTMNEAVERVKAEVNMLPEVKSFLDFIQSSQRGITR; the protein is encoded by the coding sequence ATGATACACGAAACAGCAATCATAGGATCTGATGTAGAAATAGGCGCTGACGTGGAAATAGGGCCGTATTCAATAATCAGGTCAAATGTAAGGATTGGCGACAGAACAAAAATAGGGCCATACGTTGTGATAGACTCTTATACTGAAATTGGCCCTGACTGCGAAATATACCAGTATGCGTCAATTGGAGCTCCTCCCCAGGATCTTAAATTTATGGGCGAGGAAACATATGTGAAGATAGGCAGGGGAACAACAGTAAGGGAATTTGTTACCATAAACAGAGGAACTGCTGGCGGAGGCGGAGTAACGGAAGTTGGCGAAGACAATTTCCTCATGGCATATGCGCATATAGCCCATGACTGCAAGACAGGCAAGAGAGTTATCATGGCAAACGGAGCGACCCTCGCCGGTCACATCACGCTTGGCAATTATGTTACGATCGGCGGACTCGTTGCAGTTCATCAGTTTGTACATATAGGTGATTACGCATATATTGGCGGTAAATCAGCAGTTGTAAAAGATGTTCCGCCTTATGTAATAGCTGCTGGAGACAGAGCCGTACTTCACGGTTTAAATAAGGTTGGTCTTGGAAGACAGGGGTTCACGGAAGAAACCCTTGGCGAGCTCAAGAAAACATACAGAATTCTTTTCAGAATAGGCCTCACAATGAATGAGGCGGTAGAAAGGGTAAAGGCAGAAGTCAATATGCTTCCTGAAGTTAAGTCCTTCCTTGATTTCATTCAGTCGTCCCAGCGCGGCATAACCAGATAG
- the fabZ gene encoding 3-hydroxyacyl-ACP dehydratase FabZ, with protein sequence MNETGLDIKKILERLPHRYPFLLVDRVTRIEKGRSISAIKNVTMNEHYFMGHFPDNPVMPGVLILEALAQAGCILAFETWGSEDAPARLYMSGLDGVRFRKRVTPGDRVELEVEIIRLRKRAVKMYGKALVDGEVAAEAHFIAMAGED encoded by the coding sequence ATGAATGAGACTGGGTTAGATATAAAAAAAATACTGGAACGGCTGCCACACAGATACCCATTTTTATTGGTTGACAGGGTCACAAGGATAGAAAAAGGCAGATCCATTTCAGCGATAAAAAATGTTACCATGAATGAACACTATTTTATGGGGCATTTCCCTGATAATCCTGTAATGCCAGGTGTCCTGATACTTGAGGCTCTGGCGCAGGCTGGCTGCATTCTGGCTTTTGAAACCTGGGGCAGTGAAGACGCTCCGGCCAGACTCTATATGTCAGGCCTTGACGGAGTCCGTTTCAGAAAAAGAGTAACACCTGGTGATCGGGTAGAGCTTGAAGTTGAAATAATAAGATTGAGAAAAAGAGCCGTTAAAATGTACGGGAAAGCTTTGGTTGACGGAGAGGTTGCTGCCGAAGCACATTTCATTGCAATGGCAGGAGAAGACTGA
- the lpxD gene encoding UDP-3-O-(3-hydroxymyristoyl)glucosamine N-acyltransferase, whose translation MGFKLSEIAEAIGGRLEGDPDKYIEFISPFETAGENHITYAGKQSFVDQIPDSSAGAIIVSEKVSIQGRNLIKAPIPYVAFAKVLQLFFPQPAIAGSISPDASIGSDFSFGDNIEISARAFVGDRVTFGDRVRVYPGVFIGNDVRIGSDVIIYPNVSVMDKTIIGSRVIINVGTVIGSDGFGFAPDGQKYHKIPHVGFVQIDDDVEIGANNCIDRGTFGKTWIKEGVKTDNLVQIAHNVTVGEHSVLVAQVGIAGSSTIGTHAVVAGQAGIAGHLKIGDRVTIGPQAGIAQNIESGQIVSGSPEMPHRLWLKVNRILPRLPEMRKKMKDLEDRLLKLESKY comes from the coding sequence ATGGGTTTTAAACTCTCGGAAATAGCAGAAGCCATAGGCGGAAGACTTGAAGGCGATCCTGACAAATACATCGAGTTTATTTCGCCATTTGAAACAGCCGGTGAAAATCATATTACCTATGCCGGCAAACAGTCTTTTGTAGATCAGATTCCTGACTCCAGCGCAGGAGCAATTATTGTTTCTGAAAAAGTAAGCATTCAGGGCAGAAATCTTATTAAGGCTCCCATACCTTATGTCGCTTTTGCAAAAGTTCTTCAGCTTTTTTTTCCCCAGCCGGCAATAGCAGGCTCCATATCGCCTGATGCAAGTATAGGTTCGGATTTTTCCTTTGGTGATAATATTGAAATATCTGCAAGGGCTTTTGTTGGTGACAGGGTCACATTTGGAGACAGGGTAAGGGTATACCCAGGTGTTTTTATCGGAAATGACGTCAGAATCGGGTCAGATGTCATTATTTATCCGAATGTGTCTGTTATGGATAAAACGATTATAGGGAGCAGGGTGATAATCAATGTCGGCACAGTCATAGGTTCGGATGGTTTTGGATTTGCTCCTGACGGTCAGAAATACCACAAGATACCACACGTTGGTTTTGTTCAGATAGATGATGATGTCGAAATAGGAGCCAATAATTGCATAGACAGGGGCACTTTCGGAAAAACCTGGATCAAGGAAGGCGTTAAAACCGATAATCTGGTGCAGATTGCGCACAATGTTACAGTTGGAGAGCACTCTGTTCTTGTTGCCCAGGTAGGCATAGCAGGAAGTTCTACAATAGGGACCCACGCTGTCGTCGCCGGTCAGGCCGGTATTGCAGGTCATCTCAAGATAGGCGACAGGGTAACTATAGGCCCCCAGGCTGGCATAGCCCAGAATATCGAATCCGGCCAGATTGTCTCTGGTTCTCCGGAAATGCCGCACAGGCTCTGGCTGAAAGTGAACAGGATTTTGCCTCGGCTGCCTGAAATGAGAAAAAAAATGAAAGATCTTGAGGACAGACTTCTCAAGCTTGAATCGAAATATTAA
- a CDS encoding OmpH family outer membrane protein, with translation MRKFANYLVIILAAVFVSSGTVFAADGLKIGIVDVQKILMESDAGKEAQAKISGQGKDMEGKLKTQGESIEALQKNLEKEKLVMSPEQFETKQREVRTKVINFKDQQRNFMEDLKKMEAKALSEIRDDILSVIDEIGKSEGYNMVLERRDVLYFQADKDITPQVITAYNKKYASKKK, from the coding sequence ATGAGAAAATTTGCAAATTATTTAGTTATTATTCTCGCAGCTGTTTTTGTTAGTTCAGGTACTGTATTTGCTGCTGACGGATTGAAGATAGGCATTGTTGACGTTCAGAAAATATTGATGGAGTCAGATGCCGGTAAGGAAGCTCAGGCCAAAATTTCAGGTCAGGGAAAGGACATGGAAGGAAAACTGAAGACCCAGGGTGAGTCTATTGAAGCACTCCAGAAAAATCTCGAAAAAGAGAAGCTTGTGATGAGCCCTGAGCAGTTTGAAACCAAACAGCGCGAGGTAAGAACCAAGGTAATCAATTTTAAGGATCAGCAGAGAAATTTTATGGAAGATCTTAAAAAGATGGAGGCCAAGGCTCTTTCAGAAATCAGGGATGATATACTTTCGGTTATTGATGAGATTGGCAAGTCCGAGGGCTACAATATGGTACTTGAGCGCCGCGATGTCCTTTATTTCCAGGCTGACAAAGATATAACCCCGCAAGTGATCACTGCGTATAACAAGAAATATGCCTCAAAAAAGAAATAA
- the bamA gene encoding outer membrane protein assembly factor BamA, with protein MLKKTFFAALIVFVMAAGLVRAEEKTAARFVILPFEIISKDDLGYLGQKIPDTISKNLEADGASVVVPDKAKTGAAIYSEADGERIRKIIAENRAKYAVIGSLSFKDDKLDISSWVVPGDGGKPFNVKSEGKGIESIFSAVNSLSSQISEKTLPFEKVDEIRIEGTKRIEKEAILTAMETKVGSRFREIALSDDLKRVYRLGYFDDIRIETEKGKSGRVVIISVRERPTVQKVTINISSVYKPEEIQEEIKLKSGGILNIDKVQDSIRRIREMMIKKNYHSAKVEYKVNPLKENLVELVFDIDPGEKIYVQEIKFEGNENFSKKELLAEMDSSEKWFMTWLTSAGEYNKDIINQDSGKLTAFYHNKGYAKARIGEPVIDMDGETIIVTYKIDEGPQYKVGKVGIEGDLIQPPDKLMADFKITKEEIYNRESIQQDIMKLTDIYGDEGYAEADIYPRIDYDEEAKTTNITFEISKGQPLYIGNIHISGNTKTRDKVIRRQLQIYEQSLYKTSKLKRSIRNLHYLDYFEEKDLKVDTVKGEKPGTLDLVINVKEKPTGTFSFGGGYSSVDNLFVMAAINQRNLFGKGQILNLQAEVGGTSTRYNLGFTEPWLFDIPLSAGFDLYNWERDYDDYDKQSVGGALRASYPVWDFTRVQASYGYEVTELTDIVADASDDIKDLAGKNSTSRVSGNLKYDSRDRVFNPTHGAQYSLGVEYAGGFLGGDIAYIKNSAETGLYFPIFWKFTGFIHGEVGNIVEQSSGVLPDYERFYLGGINSVRGYKWRDISTLDDKGKEIGGNKYLQGNVELLFPIVESAGVVGLFFFDTGDVYAKDEDVEFSNIHYTTGYGLRWYSPMGPIRIEYGYVLDDNGGKQGDGRWEFTMGAVF; from the coding sequence TTGCTGAAAAAAACTTTTTTTGCAGCATTAATTGTTTTCGTGATGGCAGCAGGCTTGGTTAGGGCCGAAGAAAAAACTGCGGCCAGATTCGTGATACTCCCATTTGAAATCATATCAAAGGATGATCTTGGTTATTTAGGACAGAAAATACCTGATACAATCTCAAAAAATCTCGAAGCTGACGGAGCTTCCGTTGTTGTTCCAGATAAAGCAAAAACCGGAGCTGCTATATATTCAGAAGCTGATGGAGAACGCATAAGAAAGATCATTGCGGAAAACAGGGCAAAATATGCAGTCATTGGCTCTCTTTCTTTTAAAGACGACAAACTGGATATTTCATCCTGGGTCGTTCCAGGTGATGGTGGCAAACCTTTTAACGTGAAATCCGAAGGAAAGGGCATTGAATCGATATTTTCAGCTGTTAACTCTCTTTCATCCCAGATTTCCGAAAAAACCCTTCCATTTGAAAAAGTTGATGAAATCAGAATAGAAGGGACAAAGCGAATCGAGAAAGAAGCTATTCTTACTGCCATGGAAACCAAGGTAGGGTCAAGATTCAGGGAAATAGCGCTGTCAGACGATCTGAAAAGAGTTTACAGACTTGGATATTTCGATGACATAAGAATTGAGACCGAGAAAGGCAAATCAGGAAGGGTAGTTATTATTTCAGTGCGCGAGCGCCCGACTGTTCAGAAAGTAACAATCAATATAAGCAGCGTATATAAACCCGAAGAAATACAGGAAGAGATCAAGCTCAAGTCAGGCGGTATTTTGAACATAGACAAGGTTCAGGACAGTATCCGCAGGATCAGGGAAATGATGATCAAAAAGAATTACCACAGCGCCAAGGTTGAATATAAGGTTAATCCTCTTAAGGAAAATCTTGTGGAGCTTGTGTTTGACATCGATCCAGGGGAAAAAATATATGTTCAGGAAATAAAGTTCGAAGGAAATGAGAATTTTTCTAAAAAAGAGCTCCTTGCTGAGATGGATTCCTCGGAAAAATGGTTCATGACCTGGCTGACGAGTGCCGGCGAGTACAACAAGGATATAATCAATCAGGATTCAGGAAAGCTTACAGCTTTTTATCATAATAAGGGCTATGCAAAAGCACGAATTGGCGAGCCTGTGATTGATATGGACGGAGAGACCATCATCGTTACCTATAAGATTGATGAGGGACCACAATATAAAGTTGGCAAGGTCGGAATTGAAGGTGATCTAATCCAGCCTCCTGATAAGCTGATGGCTGATTTCAAAATAACAAAGGAAGAGATATATAATAGAGAATCCATCCAGCAGGATATCATGAAACTTACTGATATCTATGGTGACGAGGGCTATGCCGAAGCAGACATTTATCCAAGAATTGATTATGATGAAGAAGCAAAGACCACAAATATTACTTTTGAGATATCAAAAGGCCAGCCTTTATATATTGGCAATATCCACATATCCGGAAATACAAAGACCCGTGACAAGGTTATAAGGCGTCAGCTTCAGATTTATGAGCAGTCCCTCTATAAAACAAGCAAACTCAAGAGAAGCATACGAAACCTTCATTATCTGGATTATTTTGAAGAAAAGGATCTTAAGGTTGACACTGTAAAGGGTGAAAAACCAGGAACCCTTGATTTAGTAATAAATGTTAAGGAAAAACCAACCGGAACATTCAGTTTTGGTGGTGGTTACAGCAGTGTTGACAATCTTTTTGTCATGGCAGCCATTAACCAGCGCAACCTTTTTGGTAAAGGGCAGATTCTCAACCTCCAGGCCGAAGTAGGCGGAACATCGACAAGGTATAATCTTGGATTTACCGAGCCCTGGCTTTTTGATATCCCGCTTTCAGCCGGTTTTGATCTATATAACTGGGAGCGTGATTATGATGATTATGACAAACAGAGTGTTGGCGGAGCCTTGAGGGCCAGTTATCCTGTATGGGATTTTACCCGTGTTCAGGCGTCTTATGGATATGAGGTTACAGAGCTTACGGATATAGTTGCTGATGCTTCGGATGACATCAAGGATCTTGCGGGAAAGAATTCCACGAGCAGGGTGTCTGGTAATCTTAAGTATGATTCAAGGGACAGGGTTTTTAATCCGACACATGGTGCCCAGTATTCTTTAGGCGTTGAATACGCCGGAGGATTTCTTGGCGGTGACATAGCTTACATAAAAAATAGTGCAGAGACAGGTCTTTACTTTCCAATATTCTGGAAATTTACAGGCTTTATCCATGGCGAGGTTGGCAACATAGTCGAGCAGAGCAGCGGAGTTCTGCCTGATTATGAGAGATTCTATCTTGGAGGAATAAACTCTGTCAGAGGGTATAAGTGGCGTGATATTTCCACCCTTGATGACAAAGGCAAGGAAATCGGCGGTAACAAATATCTTCAGGGAAACGTTGAACTTCTTTTCCCTATCGTGGAAAGCGCTGGTGTCGTGGGCTTGTTTTTTTTCGATACCGGGGATGTGTATGCTAAGGATGAAGATGTGGAATTTTCTAATATCCACTATACGACCGGATATGGTCTTCGATGGTATTCGCCTATGGGACCGATACGCATTGAATATGGGTATGTGCTTGATGATAATGGTGGGAAGCAGGGTGACGGAAGATGGGAATTCACAATGGGAGCGGTTTTTTAA